One window of the Podospora pseudopauciseta strain CBS 411.78 chromosome 4, whole genome shotgun sequence genome contains the following:
- a CDS encoding hypothetical protein (COG:S; EggNog:ENOG503P2TX): MMRLRPLVSAPIMGAWRQQTLPCAARQFSASVKPGTSICEVITKDHRELEQYYNEVINSNDPDHQQRFGNQFTWELARHSVAEELIVYPAFESHMGDKGHAMAEDDRKQHHRVKELLKEFQNMKAESADYVPKLKELWSVLSQHIKEEEENDLPALEAALQSAKGESEGMAKKFGLTKAFVPSRSHPSAGENPYFESAMGMLAAPIDHIADIFRKFPGNTKSPNPSTK, translated from the exons ATGATGCGTCTACGCCCTCTCGTATCAGCCCCTATCATGGGCGCCTGGAGGCAACAAACCCTCCCATGTGCGGCTCGTCAGTTCTCAGCCTCCGTCAAGCCCGGCACATCCATCTGCGAAGTCATCACCAAAGACCACCGAGAGCTCGAGCAGTACTACAACGAAGTCATCAACTCCAATGACCCCGATCACCAACAGCGCTTTGGCAACCAGTTCACTTGGGAGCTGGCGCGCCACTCGGTCGCCGAAGAGCTGATTGTCTATCCCGCTTTTGAGTCTCATATGGGCGACAAGGGCCACGCCATGGCCGAGGATGACCGCAAGCAACATCACAGA GTAAAAGAGCTCCTCAAGGAATTCCAGAACATGAAGGCCGAGTCGGCAGACTACGTCCCCAAGCTGAAGGAGCTTTGGTCGGTCTTGTCGCAGCacatcaaggaggaggaggagaatgacCTGCCGGCGCTCGAGGCGGCGTTGCAGTCGGCCAAGGGCGAGTCGGAGGGCATGGCGAAGAAGTTTGGTCTCACCAAGGCGTTCGTTCCATCAAGAAGCCACCCAAGTGCGGGGGAGAACCCTTACTTCGAGTCGGCCATGGGAATGTTGGCTGCGCCTATTGACCACATTGCGGATATCTTTAGGAAGTTTCCTGGGAACACCAAgtcccccaacccatctACCAAGTAG
- a CDS encoding hypothetical protein (COG:O; EggNog:ENOG503P0PR) produces MRLAAFLSLAVAAAAVNVSNSDPFEQWHGPKAGDVRGPCPFLNTFANHGFLPRTGKYITLDDLTNGLFNAVNFDANISAFLFDFAISTNPEPNSSWFSLDHLTRHNVLEHDASLSRVDAFHGHADIFNQEAFDETRSHWGDIVNVESGAAAIVARMKTCKSTNPQYSLSQLGEAFILGETAAFISILGDAEALTVEKTRVEYLFQNERLPTELGWKRPEAQFTTDILVRNLQAVAVEYQKRLNSTVLRKRGVDYAERLMNGRARVL; encoded by the exons ATGAGACTTGCagcctttctttctttggcGGTGGCCGCTGCGGCTGTCAATGTGTCCAACAGCGACCCCTTTGAGCAATGGCATGGGCCTAAGGCAGGCGATG TCCGTGGGCCATGCCCATTCCTAAACACCTTTGCCAACCACGGCTTCCTCCCTCGTACCGGCAAATACATCACCCTCGATGACCTCACCAACGGCCTCTTCAACGCTGTCAACTTCGACGCCAACATCTCCGCTTTCCTCTTTGACTTTGCCATCAGCACGAACCCGGAGCCGAACTCTAGCTGGTTCTCTCTTGACCACTTGACCCGCCACAACGTGCTGGAGCATGATGCCAGTCTCTC TCGCGTCGACGCCTTCCACGGCCACGCCGACATTTTCAACCAGGAAGCCTTTGACGAAACCCGCTCCCACTGGGGCGACATCGTGAATGTCGAGAGCGGTGCCGCTGCCATCGTCGCTCGCATGAAGACATGCAAATCAACCAATCCTCAAtactccctctcccaactTGGCGAGGCTTTCATCCTCGGCGAGACAGCCGCgttcatctccatcctcggAGACGCTGAGGCCCTCACTGTCGAGAAGACGCGTGTGGAATACCTTTTCC AAAACGAGCGTCTCCCGACCGAACTTGGCTGGAAGAGACCCGAGGCTCAGTTCACGACCGATATTCTGGTGCGGAACCTGCAGGCGGTGGCTGTCGAGTATCAGAAGAGGCTGAACTCGACTgtcttgaggaagaggggggtggattATGCTGAGCGGTTGATGAATGGTAGGGCGAGGGTGCTCTAG
- a CDS encoding hypothetical protein (EggNog:ENOG503NUTE; COG:Q) → MVAENMTARLAEMALGHGDQNRAAHTDISNPDRDGGRYTDDSSAKMKALAWMGKNDVRVIETSKPKIVDDHDVILKVTGSTVCGSDVHLMHGVVVQVEKGDILGHEFCGVVESVGPSITKLAVGDRVVNSFCISCGECSYCKDKLPTACEKTNASTLHAKLYGGRMGGIFGYSHLTGGYAGGQAEYVRIPLAENNLLKIPDNVPDEKALYLSDVLPTSYHSVVYTGVNEGDTVAIWGLGPIGFMACFWAKKKGATRVIGIDSNWRTEYAKSKIPGLETINYATLESGQTVPTKIHEMVPGGVDVSIDASGGEYAKGWAHKLEMAIGAEQDTSEMINECLYATKKFGRVGIIGDYVGFTNHFNVGALMELGIYLIGCGQAPVQRYWEELLEMVEKGEIDPSIMLTHRFKIDDIAKAYKLQEKSLVKCFVETRFSAPRAEGTPELTSL, encoded by the exons ATGGTTGCAGAGAACATGACGGCCAGGCTGGCCGAGATGGCCCTCGGACACGGTGACCAAAACCGTGCGGCTCACACCGATATCTCTAACCCTGACCGCGACGGCGGCCGGTACACGGACGACAGCAGCGCGAAGATGAAAGCCCTCGCTTGGATGGGCAAGAACGACGTACGAGTCATCGAGACGTCCAAGCCCAAGATCGTCGACGACCACGATGTCATCCTCAAGGTCACTGGTTCCACCGTCTGCGGCAGCGACGTACACCTGATGCATGGAGTGGTGGTGCAGGTCGAAAAGGGCGATATTCTGGGACACGAGTTCTGCGGCGTTGTCGAGTCGGTGGGACCGTCGATCACCAAGCTCGCTGTTGGTGATCGGGTGGTGAACAGCTTTTGCATCTCTTGCGGCGAGTGTAGTTACTGCAAGGACAAGCTCCCTACTGCATGCGAAAAGACGAATGCCTCAACTCTTCACGCCAAGCTTTATGGCGGGCGCATGGGCGGCATCTTTGGTTACTCACACTTGACGGGGGGGTATGCGGGCGGACAGGCCGAGTACGTCAGGATCCCGCTGGCTGagaacaacctcctcaagatCCCTGACAACGTTCCGGATGAAAAGGCACTGTATCTCTCTGATGTGCTGCCCACTTCGTACCACAGCGTGGTCTACACCGGCGTCAACGAGGGAGACACAGTCGCCATCTGGGGCCTCGGTCCCATCGGCTTCATGGCGTGCTTTTgggcaaagaagaagggtgCGACACGTGTTATTGGTATCGACAGCAACTGGCGGACCGAGTACGCAAAGTCCAAGATCCCGGGGCTAGAGACCATCAACTATGCAACATTGGAGTCTGGACAGACAGTGCCGACAAAGATACACGAAATGGTGCctgggggtgttgatgtcAGCATTGATGCGAGCGGAGGAGAGTACGCCAAAGGATGGGCGCACAAGCTGGAGATGGCGATTGGGGCGGAGCAGGATACAAGCGAGATGATCAATGAATGTCTGTACGCGACCAAGAAGTTTGGGAGAGTCGGCATCATTGGTGATTACGTCGGGTTCACTAACCATTTCAACGTCGGTGCGCTAATGGAGCTTGGTATTTACTTGATCGGGTGTGGACAGGCTCCGGTGCAGAGAT ATTGGGAGGAGCTTCTCGAGATGGTTGAAAAAGGAGAGATCGATCCCTCCATCATGTTGACGCATCGGTTCAAGATTGATGATATAGCAAAGGCATATAAGTTGCAGGAGAAGAGTCTGGTGAAATGTTTTGTCGAGACGAGGTTCTCTGCCCCGCGTGCTGAAGGGACTCCGGAGCTCACGAGTTTGTAG